TTACCCATCAAGACAACACCTTTGCCTCTCAAAGCCTTTCTGACCTCGTGCATTTGCTGCGAAGAGACATTGTCGACACCAACAACGAAGATGGACTTGTACTCTTCCAAGTACTCTCTTAGCTTAGCGAAGTattcagctttcttctcacGAATTCCTCCCATTTCAAACTTTTATCAACGATATGTATGTCTGCAGGATGTTTAAAGGTATTCcgctttcttctgaaaaCCCCAACAAGAAGCCAAATCTCGCTGAACCGTTTGAAGTCAATTCTGATTGCAAGTTAACTTCAACCTTCCATAGATCCTGCTCCTACCCGTTGCTCGCCAGTCAGGCCCATATTTTTCAGATCGGAAAGATGCGTCCCACACGTGATCAAATGTCAGAAAAATcatgaaaaaaaaataaatTGAAAAATGTGGGTGCACGGATTGAAATTCGCAAACAGTCACAAAATGCCTAAAGGGCATCTAAAGATCTAAGGCTAATGCATCGATCAGTAGGAAGAATTGGACGTAATGCTTTAATCGAAGGGTTTATTGAGGAGTAACAAGTCTGATCTAACATGGCAGGATTACCGCGGGTTCAATATGATGGTAAAGATGCTCGCATCGATCCTGCTGACCAGGAAAGCACTATGAAATACATATATGACCATATCATCTCTAGCTGTATTCAGGGCCCAGAAGTCATTGGCGATGGCATCATCTCATATCGCAAAGTTACAAAGAACGATAATATCAAGCAGACGATAGATAAACTGGAGAATACCGATTGCCAGTATATTTGCCTCTACTCCTACGGGCAGCACATTCAAAAGATGCTAAGTGTAGTGGAAATCTTTAAAAGAATTCTGTTAGGGAAGACTAGCTCTGTGAAACAATGGAATAGGCTCACCTGTTTCATTCTTACCAAGGAAGGACGCAACGAGCTGCTTGAGAAACAAACTAGGATACCGATACTTATAACGGTGGTCGAGATACCCTCAACTTCGATCCGCCCATCCTTCGAATTATCTCTGAAAGGTTTTACGCAACAATGACGCTCGCCGAGAAGCGAGCCACAGGTACAAACAAGACGTGAGAAATAATGTGTCACTGGATAATAAAAAGTATGAAAGTGATTGCATACTTCGCGGTTTCTCAACGATGCAGAACATCGCAATCCAGCGATTTATCGCTTATTTATTTCCTTAACGATAACGCATCATTCTGGGCTTCGCTTTGAATCCATAGACCACAAGGCAATTTGCCAAAATCTACGGAtcttcgaagaagccatAAGACAGAACCATCGAACATAGACTTGGCCAGCTGTCTAGCTAATCAGGACTAAAGCTCAATGCTTCTCGACTGCCGGTTGGATCGAATCTCTCTGCAGCAGCCAACTCGGAGGAATAAAAGACATATTACGATAAAATATTCAGCTTATATAGGCTTGAATCTTGTCGTTTTATACGTGTGTTATAGGGGATTGACAAGTCGTCTTAGGGCTTATATCAAACTAGAGCTCACTACGTCAAATACGGAATATAGAGCACATCCAGCATTTATTGAGATGGCAGGTCCCCCAGCACCTCCACCTCCACCTCCCCCGGCACCTTCGGGCTTTGGCTCGAGCGGAGCAACCGCTCCGAGGCCAGCAGCATCTGTTATGCAAGGTCGCGATGCACTACTGGGAGATATTCGGAAGGGAACGAGACTTAAGAAAGCAGAAACTAATGATAGAAGTGCGCCTTTAGTAGGTGGCGGCGGTGTAGTCGGGTCTGGGTCCAAGTCCAGCTCTGCAAATGGGCCTAGTTTACCTTCAGCTGTG
The nucleotide sequence above comes from Torulaspora globosa chromosome 6, complete sequence. Encoded proteins:
- the POP6 gene encoding ribonuclease P/MRP protein subunit POP6 (ancestral locus Anc_4.169) translates to MAGLPRVQYDGKDARIDPADQESTMKYIYDHIISSCIQGPEVIGDGIISYRKVTKNDNIKQTIDKLENTDCQYICLYSYGQHIQKMLSVVEIFKRILLGKTSSVKQWNRLTCFILTKEGRNELLEKQTRIPILITVVEIPSTSIRPSFELSLKGFTQQ